In Paenibacillus sp. J23TS9, a single genomic region encodes these proteins:
- a CDS encoding YdhK family protein, with product MKKQLVMLGAAAMIALGGCGDQADKNNTAQEDSATMSNSDMNHSDMNHSGSGEVPQGLKNASNPAFKVGSQAVIQADHMPGMKGATATIAGAYDTTAYAVTYTPTTGGDPVKNHKWVIHEELKDAGEQPYEVGAKVVLEADHMKGMKGADATIESAKHTTVYMVDYTPSTGGEPVKNHKWVTEDELTAK from the coding sequence ATGAAAAAACAGCTTGTAATGCTCGGTGCCGCTGCCATGATTGCTTTAGGTGGATGCGGAGACCAAGCAGATAAGAATAATACGGCACAGGAGGACAGCGCAACCATGAGTAATTCGGACATGAATCATTCAGATATGAACCATTCGGGTTCGGGTGAAGTTCCTCAAGGATTAAAGAATGCATCGAATCCCGCTTTTAAAGTTGGGTCACAGGCTGTAATTCAGGCAGATCATATGCCAGGCATGAAAGGCGCTACCGCAACGATTGCTGGAGCCTATGACACGACAGCTTATGCCGTTACCTATACGCCAACGACAGGCGGAGATCCGGTCAAAAACCATAAATGGGTAATTCATGAAGAACTGAAAGATGCGGGCGAGCAGCCATATGAAGTAGGAGCGAAGGTTGTCCTGGAAGCAGACCATATGAAGGGGATGAAGGGCGCAGATGCTACCATCGAATCCGCTAAACATACGACGGTCTATATGGTGGATTATACGCCATCAACAGGTGGAGAACCGGTTAAAAATCATAAATGGGTGACGGAAGATGAACTCACGGCTAAATAA
- a CDS encoding uracil-DNA glycosylase, with protein sequence MEKMFDNDWDEQLQEEVEKPYFNELRYALAKEYKLHTVYPSKENLFQALKLTSYEHTKVVILGQDPYHGPGQAHGLSFSVLPGVRIPPSLSNIYKELHSDLGVPIPNNGYLVPWAEQGVLLLNTVLTVRDGQANSHKGLGWERFTDAVIEKLNERDQPVVFILWGSHAQKKGAFINRSKHLVLESVHPSPLSVHRGFYGSKPFSKTNAFLESHGMKPIDWSIPNIS encoded by the coding sequence TTGGAAAAGATGTTTGATAATGATTGGGATGAGCAGCTACAGGAGGAAGTGGAAAAGCCGTATTTTAATGAGCTGCGCTATGCGCTGGCCAAGGAATATAAATTACATACGGTTTATCCCTCCAAGGAGAATTTATTTCAGGCACTTAAACTTACTTCCTATGAACATACCAAAGTCGTTATATTAGGGCAGGATCCCTATCACGGACCGGGACAGGCGCATGGGCTGAGCTTTTCCGTGCTGCCGGGCGTAAGGATACCACCTTCATTAAGTAATATCTATAAAGAGCTGCACAGCGATCTGGGAGTGCCTATTCCGAACAACGGTTATTTGGTTCCTTGGGCTGAGCAGGGAGTTTTGCTGCTCAATACCGTATTAACCGTCCGCGACGGACAAGCCAACTCTCATAAGGGTTTGGGCTGGGAGCGTTTTACGGATGCAGTGATCGAAAAGCTGAACGAACGTGATCAGCCTGTTGTTTTCATTTTATGGGGAAGCCATGCCCAGAAAAAAGGTGCCTTCATCAATCGTAGCAAGCATCTGGTGCTGGAGTCTGTGCATCCGAGCCCATTATCGGTGCACCGCGGTTTTTACGGCAGCAAACCTTTTTCCAAAACGAATGCGTTTCTGGAGTCACATGGGATGAAGCCCATCGACTGGTCGATTCCTAATATTTCATAA
- a CDS encoding AI-2E family transporter: protein MLQNKYFRTCLGIIFALLIIYLGSKVSFIFNPVVLLFNIMIVPVMLAGFMYYLLRPVVNFLEKHRWPRPISILLIYLVFAGLIVLFSILVWPTLREQLINFAENAPYFVEGLQKQFEKLQQNHFISKMIPSESDLTARVSEYLNKLITTVTNSVSNFISVVSNVVVIIATVPIVLYYMLKESSKLMPILLHLLPRKYRKEGHEALGEIDSALSNFIVGRVLLNIILGVLMYIGFLIIGLPYSLLLALISIVLNLIPYVGAIIAAVPVVIVGFIDSPSVAIWSLVVIVVAQQIQDNLLTPIIYGKQLDIHPLTTIVLLLIGGDISGILGVILAIPVYMVAKIIIVRIYNLFLSEKIDDMME, encoded by the coding sequence TTGCTGCAGAACAAATATTTTCGAACATGCCTGGGGATAATCTTCGCACTGTTGATTATTTATCTGGGTTCTAAGGTGAGTTTTATTTTTAATCCGGTGGTTTTACTGTTTAATATCATGATCGTTCCGGTGATGCTCGCTGGGTTTATGTATTATCTGCTTCGTCCGGTCGTGAATTTTTTGGAAAAGCACCGCTGGCCGCGACCGATCTCCATTCTGTTGATTTATCTGGTTTTTGCAGGACTGATTGTCCTGTTCTCGATTCTCGTATGGCCAACGCTGCGTGAGCAGCTCATTAATTTTGCCGAGAATGCCCCATATTTTGTAGAGGGTCTGCAAAAGCAATTCGAGAAGCTACAGCAAAACCACTTCATCTCCAAAATGATTCCGAGTGAATCCGATCTGACCGCCCGGGTCAGCGAATATCTCAACAAATTAATTACCACCGTGACCAATTCCGTATCGAACTTCATTTCGGTGGTATCCAATGTCGTTGTCATCATCGCAACCGTGCCCATCGTGCTGTATTACATGCTGAAGGAAAGCAGCAAGCTGATGCCCATCCTACTTCATCTACTGCCGCGCAAATACCGTAAGGAAGGCCATGAAGCCCTGGGAGAAATTGACTCGGCGCTGAGCAATTTTATTGTTGGCCGCGTCCTATTGAATATTATTCTTGGCGTGCTGATGTATATTGGCTTTTTAATTATCGGTCTGCCTTATTCGCTGCTTCTTGCGCTTATCTCCATCGTACTTAACCTGATCCCGTATGTTGGAGCCATTATCGCTGCGGTGCCGGTCGTTATCGTCGGCTTCATTGATTCTCCCTCGGTCGCCATATGGTCGCTTGTGGTCATCGTTGTAGCCCAGCAAATTCAGGATAACCTGCTTACCCCGATCATTTACGGAAAACAGCTGGACATTCATCCGCTGACAACAATTGTGCTGCTCCTGATCGGCGGCGACATATCCGGTATTCTCGGCGTCATTCTGGCCATTCCAGTCTATATGGTCGCCAAAATCATCATAGTACGAATCTACAACCTTTTTCTGTCGGAGAAAATAGATGACATGATGGAATAA
- a CDS encoding YjcZ family sporulation protein gives MSEVVGGAGYGFPGGAFGSTGAILVLFILLVIITRAIIY, from the coding sequence ATGAGTGAAGTGGTAGGCGGCGCTGGTTACGGATTTCCTGGTGGAGCATTCGGTTCCACGGGAGCGATTCTGGTGCTCTTCATTCTCTTGGTCATCATCACTCGCGCAATCATATATTAA
- a CDS encoding general stress protein gives MKQIIMCVYRSRQDAALAIIQLLDKGYNKKDISVLGKNKKELSMISHDTGLKKPESGNGNTGLFGEIKDMITSIELRSEIIWVTGPAAAKLAGAEIGTVTDGLVVGLIGLGIPKEDAQKYEDFLMEDHIIVMMVCERRDGRGIRAILEEHHAVAINK, from the coding sequence ATGAAACAAATCATTATGTGTGTGTATAGATCCCGACAGGATGCGGCGCTTGCTATTATCCAGCTGCTGGACAAGGGGTATAACAAAAAGGATATTTCTGTTCTGGGAAAAAATAAGAAGGAGCTATCGATGATCAGTCATGACACGGGGCTGAAAAAACCCGAGTCGGGCAATGGGAATACGGGGTTGTTTGGAGAAATCAAAGATATGATTACCAGCATCGAGCTCCGTTCCGAGATTATATGGGTGACTGGACCTGCTGCTGCTAAGCTAGCCGGGGCGGAGATTGGAACAGTAACGGATGGTTTGGTTGTTGGCCTGATTGGACTTGGCATACCCAAGGAGGATGCGCAAAAATACGAGGACTTCCTAATGGAGGATCATATCATCGTTATGATGGTGTGTGAACGGAGGGACGGCAGGGGGATCCGGGCAATTTTGGAGGAGCATCATGCGGTTGCGATTAATAAATAA
- a CDS encoding mechanosensitive ion channel protein MscL, with translation MIVFDVIVHGEVKETIRPISQRLHAMLAQVTEEARRLSLLYGTPVQVNRRIIY, from the coding sequence ATGATTGTTTTTGATGTTATCGTACACGGAGAAGTGAAAGAAACGATTCGTCCCATCAGCCAGCGTCTGCATGCCATGCTTGCACAAGTAACCGAAGAAGCACGACGGCTCAGCTTGTTATATGGAACACCCGTACAGGTAAACCGCCGCATTATTTATTAA
- a CDS encoding glycerophosphodiester phosphodiesterase, whose translation MGNVINFAHRGSSKICPENTMAAFKKALEQGATGIETDVQLTKDGQMVLIHDETLERTTSGTGWVKDHALHELKDLDAGSKFDPAFQDEQIPLLDELLELVKDSGTIINIELKNGVILYEGLEQKVIERVRDFKMSDRVIISSFNHYSLFLCKKLAPEIRTGILYMEGLYEPWEYAKTLQADALHAYHYAVLPEFVAGAKAAGKAYHPFTVNDVKEMQRLLQAGVDGIITDYPDQLAALLTAKV comes from the coding sequence TTGGGAAACGTCATTAATTTTGCGCACAGGGGCTCATCCAAGATATGTCCCGAAAACACGATGGCGGCTTTTAAAAAAGCATTGGAGCAAGGTGCAACCGGCATTGAGACGGATGTGCAGCTCACAAAAGACGGCCAAATGGTGCTGATACATGATGAAACACTCGAGAGAACGACCAGCGGTACGGGCTGGGTGAAGGATCATGCCCTGCATGAGCTGAAGGACCTGGATGCAGGCAGCAAGTTCGATCCGGCTTTTCAAGATGAACAGATTCCACTTTTGGATGAGCTTTTGGAGCTTGTCAAAGACAGTGGGACCATAATCAACATCGAGCTGAAAAATGGAGTCATTCTGTATGAAGGCTTAGAACAAAAGGTCATTGAACGTGTGAGAGATTTTAAAATGAGTGACCGTGTCATTATTTCCAGCTTTAATCACTACTCCCTCTTTCTTTGTAAAAAGCTTGCTCCTGAGATTCGTACCGGCATATTATACATGGAAGGCCTCTACGAGCCATGGGAATACGCTAAGACGCTACAGGCAGACGCTTTGCATGCATATCATTATGCGGTACTGCCAGAGTTTGTGGCGGGCGCTAAGGCCGCCGGGAAAGCCTATCATCCGTTTACCGTTAATGATGTAAAAGAGATGCAGCGGTTGCTCCAGGCTGGTGTGGATGGCATCATTACCGATTATCCCGATCAGCTCGCGGCGCTGCTGACAGCGAAAGTATAA
- a CDS encoding response regulator transcription factor, producing MNRTTHILVVEDDSDINQLLCKILMKSGYSPQPAYSGTEAMIYLERQEWDMVLLDLMLPGLPGEELLMKINEKNSTPVIVISAKEEQQTKVSTLRIGADDYITKPFDIEEVSARIDSHLRRYSRMICMAPSNRMEYKDIHLDKDTKIVTINQSEVMLTAREFAILELFMSYPRKVFSKANLFESVWEETFVGDDNTINVHMSNLRNKLSKANPDEDYIETLWGMGYRLK from the coding sequence TTGAATAGAACCACACACATATTAGTGGTTGAAGACGATAGTGACATCAACCAATTGCTGTGCAAAATTTTAATGAAAAGCGGTTATTCCCCTCAGCCGGCCTATTCCGGAACAGAAGCTATGATCTACCTGGAAAGACAGGAGTGGGATATGGTGCTGCTGGATTTGATGCTTCCCGGTCTGCCTGGAGAGGAGCTTCTCATGAAAATAAACGAGAAGAATTCGACTCCTGTTATCGTTATTTCAGCAAAAGAAGAACAGCAGACGAAAGTTTCAACTCTACGTATCGGTGCGGATGATTACATAACGAAGCCATTCGATATCGAAGAAGTGTCGGCTAGAATCGACTCTCATTTAAGAAGGTACAGCCGTATGATCTGCATGGCTCCCAGCAATCGAATGGAGTATAAAGACATCCATTTAGACAAGGATACAAAGATCGTAACGATCAACCAATCGGAAGTGATGCTGACGGCTAGAGAATTCGCTATTCTCGAGCTTTTCATGTCCTATCCGAGGAAAGTGTTCTCTAAGGCGAATTTATTTGAGAGTGTATGGGAGGAAACCTTTGTGGGGGATGACAATACGATTAACGTCCATATGAGCAATTTACGGAATAAACTATCCAAGGCAAACCCGGACGAAGATTACATCGAAACTCTATGGGGTATGGGATACCGGCTCAAATAA
- a CDS encoding ABC transporter ATP-binding protein, translating into MSEYVLKSNHLTKVYKTDYALNRVNMSIKKGSIYGFIGQNGAGKSTLIRIVSGLASPTDGSIELFGKRDAQDLSEARKRMGSIIESPALYPNMTAKENLETHRLLRGIPGKACIEKTLTLVGLQNTGRKKAKNFSLGMKQRLGLAIALLGDPEFLILDEPTNGLDPMGVVEMRELLKKLNQENGITILISSHILSELHLLATHFGIIHKGELLEQLSASDLHKKCQHYLHIKVDDAGKAAAVIEGELATSEFEVMPDGTIKLFRYVDTPGKVSATLTKAELVIEQFMPMGEDLEAYFTSRIGGERNE; encoded by the coding sequence ATGAGTGAATATGTACTGAAGTCCAATCATTTAACTAAGGTCTACAAAACGGACTATGCACTTAACCGAGTGAATATGTCCATCAAAAAAGGTTCCATATATGGTTTTATTGGACAGAACGGCGCGGGTAAATCAACGTTGATTCGTATTGTCAGTGGGTTGGCTTCCCCGACAGACGGTTCCATCGAATTGTTCGGTAAGAGGGATGCACAGGATCTGAGCGAGGCGAGAAAACGAATGGGCTCGATCATTGAAAGTCCGGCATTATATCCGAATATGACCGCAAAAGAAAATTTGGAGACCCACAGGCTTCTACGGGGAATCCCGGGCAAAGCCTGCATCGAGAAGACACTGACTTTGGTTGGCCTGCAAAATACGGGCAGGAAGAAAGCGAAAAACTTCTCTTTAGGGATGAAACAGCGACTAGGACTTGCCATCGCCCTTCTTGGAGATCCAGAGTTTCTGATTCTGGATGAACCGACGAATGGCCTGGACCCGATGGGAGTCGTCGAAATGAGGGAGCTCCTCAAGAAACTCAATCAGGAAAACGGAATTACCATTTTAATATCAAGTCATATCTTAAGTGAGCTTCACCTGCTCGCCACCCATTTTGGCATTATTCATAAAGGGGAATTACTGGAGCAGCTGTCTGCGAGTGATCTTCATAAGAAATGCCAGCACTATCTGCATATTAAGGTAGATGATGCCGGGAAGGCGGCGGCTGTTATTGAAGGGGAGTTGGCTACCTCCGAATTTGAAGTCATGCCGGACGGAACGATCAAACTGTTTAGATACGTAGATACACCCGGTAAGGTTTCCGCGACGCTAACGAAGGCTGAACTGGTTATCGAACAATTTATGCCCATGGGTGAAGATTTAGAAGCTTACTTTACGAGCCGGATTGGCGGTGAGCGGAATGAATAA
- a CDS encoding ABC transporter permease codes for MNNLIQSEWYKLCRDRSFRAIILIISASGLFWSIFQYIDHRMDGESPVTGIEMWKSALLGNYMMIIGMCVLAGFFISSEYTTGVMKSIASSGNSRRRIIAAKQLVFALGSVILGLLFPVINCVVATLLSGFGELPGESTSLYFIRTLGLLVLYAAAFASIATLIATLMAESGKTIAFTMVFFLFIDMFFAVVGQYISFVETIYSYTVFKLLYDIGNVSLDGSLLVRMVVIPVITFVCFGLLSAWVYRRKEIK; via the coding sequence ATGAATAATCTCATCCAATCGGAATGGTATAAACTGTGCAGGGATCGGTCGTTCCGGGCGATCATCTTGATCATCTCGGCATCTGGTTTGTTTTGGTCCATCTTTCAATATATCGACCACAGAATGGATGGGGAATCTCCGGTTACGGGGATAGAAATGTGGAAAAGTGCGCTTTTGGGTAATTATATGATGATCATTGGGATGTGCGTGCTCGCCGGCTTCTTTATTTCTAGCGAATATACGACTGGTGTGATGAAAAGTATCGCCTCCAGCGGCAATAGTAGAAGAAGGATTATCGCTGCTAAACAACTCGTGTTCGCACTGGGTTCCGTCATTCTTGGCTTGCTGTTTCCCGTAATCAATTGTGTCGTTGCAACGTTGCTGTCCGGTTTCGGAGAGCTGCCCGGTGAATCGACATCACTATATTTCATAAGAACGCTTGGACTGCTTGTTCTTTACGCGGCAGCCTTCGCATCGATCGCCACATTGATTGCAACGCTCATGGCGGAAAGTGGTAAAACGATTGCTTTTACGATGGTGTTCTTCCTGTTCATCGACATGTTCTTTGCTGTAGTGGGCCAATATATTTCATTTGTTGAGACGATATATAGTTATACGGTGTTTAAGCTGCTGTATGATATAGGAAATGTTTCCCTTGATGGCAGCTTGTTGGTTCGCATGGTTGTAATTCCGGTTATTACATTTGTCTGTTTCGGATTGTTGAGTGCATGGGTATATCGGCGAAAAGAAATAAAGTAA
- a CDS encoding sensor histidine kinase KdpD: MIYIVAAVSLIAITALIRLYMLKKEMKQIHRQLYDYNQGLTEKKVDLRFFERDLEQLAIEINNLMDLVAEAKALRRRTEHELKQSISHISHDLRTPLTSILGYIQLLESDQVTDEERREYISIAKSRTKRLQVLLNDFFELSVIESMDYELKTVKVNMNVLVPEILLGFYDRFNERKGEADIQLTEESILLTADESAIKRVIENLITNAIHHSDGPIWINMERHESTVILSIRNAANHLQRSDMNNLFDRFYTADQSRSGKGTGLGLAIAKSLMVKMNGELTADLSENQIVMKCVWRLDH; the protein is encoded by the coding sequence TTGATCTATATCGTTGCGGCTGTAAGTCTTATAGCTATTACTGCTCTCATCCGCTTGTATATGTTGAAGAAAGAAATGAAACAAATTCATCGTCAGCTGTATGATTACAATCAAGGATTAACTGAAAAGAAAGTCGATCTTCGTTTTTTTGAACGAGATCTTGAGCAACTGGCCATCGAAATCAACAACCTTATGGATTTGGTAGCGGAGGCGAAAGCGCTTAGAAGACGGACGGAGCATGAACTGAAACAGAGTATTTCTCATATTTCTCACGATCTGCGCACGCCATTAACATCCATTCTCGGCTATATTCAGCTCTTGGAATCGGATCAGGTGACTGATGAAGAGAGGCGGGAATATATATCGATCGCTAAAAGTCGTACGAAACGGCTGCAGGTATTGCTGAACGATTTTTTTGAATTATCCGTCATAGAATCGATGGATTACGAGTTAAAAACGGTGAAAGTAAACATGAACGTCCTGGTTCCTGAAATATTACTGGGATTCTACGACAGGTTTAACGAACGCAAAGGGGAAGCCGATATTCAACTTACCGAAGAAAGCATTCTCTTGACTGCAGATGAGTCTGCCATCAAGCGCGTAATCGAGAATTTGATAACCAATGCGATCCATCATTCCGATGGGCCCATCTGGATCAATATGGAAAGGCACGAATCGACGGTTATATTGTCTATCCGAAACGCTGCTAATCACTTGCAACGAAGTGATATGAACAATTTGTTCGATCGATTTTATACAGCCGACCAATCCCGGTCGGGCAAAGGAACAGGCCTCGGATTAGCCATTGCCAAAAGTCTCATGGTCAAAATGAACGGAGAGCTGACCGCAGATTTATCCGAGAATCAAATTGTCATGAAATGCGTATGGAGATTGGATCACTAA
- a CDS encoding MATE family efflux transporter: MDAENLHYFEKAPVAKAVAHFAVPMMLGTSLSVIYSILNAYFLGTLHNTAMLTALALTLPLFAIIMALGNLIGMGSGTFISRLLGEKKYDDVKHVSSFAFYSSLVLGLIVLAVGLPLIDPIVHGLGATPESFGFTKDYVTVMLMGSPVVVLFFTLENIVRSEGAAITSMIGMILSVIVNIILDALVIFVFHWDVIGVASATVISNLVASVFYAFHMGTKSQFLTVSVKWFKATKDILSNVFKIGVPVFIMSIFLGAMSLIFNHFLVEYGDPAVAAYGISSRLLQFPEFILMGLCEGVVPLIAFSFTANKLRMKHTIGFTIKTIVALAVVFGVIVYLISDHLIGLFTNDPHLIEMGSYILHVTFLSLFITGMTTLFTGIFQATAQGTAAFIMSIIQGVTLIPVLFIANHMNGFHGVVWSLVIADAVSFLVGAIMLYVLRTRLQPDLASLVQ; this comes from the coding sequence ATGGATGCAGAAAACCTCCATTACTTTGAAAAGGCACCGGTCGCAAAAGCCGTAGCTCACTTTGCTGTACCGATGATGCTAGGCACGTCATTGAGTGTCATCTATTCCATCTTGAATGCCTATTTCCTTGGTACGCTCCACAATACGGCCATGTTAACCGCATTGGCGCTAACCTTGCCGTTATTCGCGATCATTATGGCGCTGGGCAATTTGATTGGCATGGGTAGCGGTACTTTCATCTCCCGTTTGCTGGGAGAGAAAAAATATGATGACGTAAAGCATGTGTCTTCATTCGCCTTTTACAGCAGCTTAGTTCTCGGTCTTATCGTGCTGGCCGTCGGCCTCCCGTTGATCGATCCAATCGTTCATGGCCTGGGGGCCACGCCTGAGTCCTTCGGATTTACGAAGGATTATGTCACGGTTATGCTTATGGGTTCACCAGTCGTTGTATTATTCTTCACGCTGGAGAATATCGTGCGCTCTGAGGGGGCAGCCATCACGTCAATGATCGGTATGATTCTCAGTGTTATCGTCAATATTATTCTCGATGCGTTAGTCATTTTCGTGTTCCATTGGGACGTGATCGGCGTCGCGTCTGCTACAGTCATTTCGAACTTGGTTGCGAGTGTATTCTACGCCTTCCATATGGGAACTAAGAGCCAATTCTTAACTGTATCCGTAAAATGGTTCAAGGCTACCAAGGACATTCTGAGCAATGTATTCAAAATCGGTGTTCCCGTTTTTATTATGAGTATCTTTTTGGGTGCCATGTCGCTTATCTTTAACCATTTTCTTGTTGAATATGGGGACCCGGCCGTAGCGGCTTACGGAATTTCATCACGTTTATTGCAATTTCCTGAGTTTATTCTGATGGGGTTATGCGAGGGAGTCGTGCCGCTTATTGCCTTCTCTTTTACAGCGAATAAATTGCGCATGAAGCATACCATTGGATTTACGATCAAAACGATTGTGGCATTAGCCGTCGTGTTCGGCGTCATCGTCTACCTGATTTCAGACCACTTGATTGGTTTATTTACGAATGACCCGCATTTAATCGAAATGGGCAGCTACATTCTGCATGTGACGTTCTTATCCTTGTTCATTACCGGAATGACCACTTTGTTTACGGGGATCTTCCAGGCAACAGCGCAAGGAACGGCCGCATTTATTATGTCAATCATTCAAGGAGTTACTCTGATTCCTGTATTGTTTATCGCCAATCATATGAACGGCTTCCACGGGGTTGTCTGGTCGCTCGTCATTGCAGATGCCGTCTCATTCCTTGTCGGTGCCATCATGCTGTATGTTCTGCGAACCAGATTACAGCCGGATTTGGCTAGTTTAGTGCAGTAA
- a CDS encoding TetR/AcrR family transcriptional regulator: MKKQQPQISEDKILEASWELLAEEGIEKFSMRRLAVRLGIQAPSLYWYFKSKQNLYQRLANQISKIILEEYHSGGDWKEQLKGLAVTVRSVLGRYPCSTQLMMSTLPHEPDIIRFTNRMLLCVESTPLEQEQKMQVVLTLMNYVFNFVLDDYEHQRNVSAILKDQGSEALPGEGMIRLLDSMSETDAGLFRRMFTNGLFVLMGTDEAFEFGLKLILLGIEQVIKEQEK, translated from the coding sequence ATGAAAAAACAGCAGCCTCAGATTTCGGAGGATAAGATTTTGGAAGCCTCGTGGGAGCTTCTTGCGGAGGAGGGTATCGAGAAATTCAGCATGAGACGATTGGCCGTCAGGCTAGGGATTCAGGCTCCCTCTCTATACTGGTACTTTAAGAGCAAGCAGAATCTCTACCAGCGTCTGGCCAACCAGATATCGAAAATCATTCTGGAGGAGTACCACTCCGGGGGGGACTGGAAGGAGCAATTGAAGGGGCTTGCGGTAACGGTGCGAAGCGTGCTCGGCCGGTATCCTTGCTCCACGCAGCTCATGATGTCGACGCTGCCCCACGAACCGGACATCATCCGGTTCACCAACCGTATGCTGCTTTGCGTGGAATCGACGCCGCTCGAGCAAGAGCAGAAAATGCAAGTGGTTCTTACGCTTATGAATTATGTCTTCAACTTCGTTCTGGATGATTATGAGCACCAGCGCAATGTTTCTGCGATTCTTAAGGACCAGGGATCGGAAGCGCTTCCGGGTGAGGGGATGATTCGCCTTTTGGATTCCATGAGCGAGACGGATGCGGGACTATTCCGGAGAATGTTCACGAACGGGCTGTTCGTACTGATGGGGACCGACGAGGCGTTCGAGTTCGGCTTGAAGCTGATTCTGTTAGGGATTGAGCAGGTGATAAAGGAGCAGGAGAAGTAG
- a CDS encoding GNAT family N-acetyltransferase — MAAEIINVTTKDQLQFGLNIRKKVFVEEQKVPVDLEIDEYDVISEDVHHILVQNEDGEYVATGRLIYYNNETAKMQRIAVLQDYRKGGYGRILLMAMEKRARELGLAYSILDAQCQAENFYAKQGYETISKEPFDDAGIPHVRMKKTL; from the coding sequence ATGGCTGCCGAAATCATTAATGTAACGACCAAAGATCAGCTGCAGTTTGGTCTGAATATCCGCAAAAAAGTGTTTGTCGAGGAACAGAAAGTTCCCGTTGACCTCGAAATCGACGAGTATGATGTGATTAGTGAAGATGTGCATCATATCCTTGTACAGAATGAAGATGGTGAATATGTCGCTACAGGGCGTTTGATTTATTACAACAATGAAACAGCCAAAATGCAGCGGATCGCCGTGCTTCAGGACTACCGTAAAGGCGGATATGGACGCATTCTGCTGATGGCGATGGAAAAACGTGCAAGAGAGCTCGGACTGGCTTACTCCATTCTGGATGCTCAGTGCCAGGCAGAGAACTTTTATGCGAAACAGGGCTATGAGACCATTTCAAAAGAGCCGTTCGATGACGCCGGAATTCCACATGTCCGCATGAAAAAAACCTTGTAA
- a CDS encoding DUF3892 domain-containing protein, which translates to MGTAGREQFIAVQKNGDGDLTAFKTSSGRVLGYDEALQEVKAGAIAGVNVFKGRDGGMYIRGDADGDPSNNLDQLPRFE; encoded by the coding sequence ATGGGAACTGCAGGCCGTGAGCAATTTATCGCTGTGCAAAAGAACGGTGACGGGGACTTGACCGCCTTCAAAACTTCTTCGGGACGCGTACTTGGTTACGATGAGGCGCTGCAGGAAGTAAAAGCTGGTGCGATTGCCGGTGTCAATGTGTTCAAGGGAAGAGACGGAGGCATGTATATCCGTGGTGACGCGGACGGAGATCCTTCGAATAATTTGGATCAGCTGCCTCGTTTTGAATAG